The Saprospiraceae bacterium genome includes the window AGCACTCTAAATTGTTGACCTCCAAGCGATATAGCCACTTGTTGAAGTTGAAAAAGACGGATTATAAGAAGTGGGCGCACGGCCTTAAAAAGGCAGGTTATGCCACCGATAAACACTATGCTGATAAATTGATTAAAATTATTGAAACCTTAAACCTGCAAAAATACGACCATCTTTGATCATTTATCTAGACCATTTGTAGCAAGCAATACCTCAAAATATTAATAGCAATTATTTAAAAGCCGGCCTGAAGATGGGGCGGCTTTTGTATTTTTCCTTCTTTGACAAATCTCTTAGATCACGAGATTTGCCAAAGAACCGTATTTTTTAATAGATTCGATAAATAAGCAACTCAGGTTTTGTATTTTTCCTCCATAATTAGCATAACAATGGCAGGATTACAAAAAATGGTTGAACAAATTGATCAACTAAATGAAAAGTTAGGGAGGTGGTGTTCTTGGCTGACCCTGGTTTTGGTCATCTTAGTTTGTTTTGATGTCGTTATTCGTTATGTTTTTAGTGATTCATCTGCCTGGATCATGGAATTAGAGTGGCATATTTTTTCGCTGATTTTTTTGCTGGGAGCTGCTTATGCGCTTAAAAATGATCGCCATGTTAGGGTAGACCTCTTTTATGCTAAATTTAGCCCCAAGGATAAAGCCTTGGTCAATCTAATTGGCAATCTTTTTTTTCTTATTCCATGGTGTTGTATCATCATCGTCTATTCCTTTGAATATGCCTTGACCTCCTATCAAATTGGCGAAACCTCTCCTGACCCCGGGGGCTTACCCGCGCGATATATTATTAAGTTTTCCATTACCTTGGGTATTTCTTTACTGCTTATTCAAGCCATTGGAGAAGTAGTAAGGGCCTATTTAGAATTGACACAATCTTCACCTAAAAGTTCAGAATAACCGGTCATGGCAATATTGGCACTTATTTTATTTATCAGTATTTTCGTATTAATCCTATATGGTTATCCTGTTGCTTTTACCCTTGGCGGGATTTCAATGATTTATGCATTATGCTTTTTAGATCCTGCTAGTTTCAGCACCCTTCCTCCGCGGATTATGGGCGTTATGACAAATTACGTGCTGATCGCCGTGCCCCTTTTCATCTTTATGGGCATCATGTTGGAAAAATCAGGTTTGGCCGAAAGTCTATTGGAGACCATGGCTATACTTTTGGGGAAAATAAAAGGTGGTTTAGCTATTTCTGTGGTCATTGTAGGTGCTTTATTGGCCGCCTCAACCGGCATTGTGGGGGCGACCGTGATTACTATGGGGCTGATTAGCCTGCCTACCATGCTAAAAAGAGGCTATAGTCCTGCCTTGGCAACTGGTACTATTGCTGCATCAGGGACGCTGGGCCAGATTATTCCACCCTCCGTTGTGTTGGTTCTTTTGGCAAGTGTGTTGAACGTTTCGGTTGGCAAATTGTTTGCTGCTGCTTTTGTGCCAGGTATCTTGTTAGTGGTATGCTATTTATTGTATATTATTATCAAAGCACGAGTAGATCCTGCATCAGCACCCAGTATTCCCGAAGCCGAGATTCGGGCTTTTAAGGATAAAGATTTTGGCCGCAAGGTTGTCAAAGCATTTGTATTGCCCTTTCTGCTCATCATCGCCGTATTAGGCTCCATCTTTACGGGTTTTGCTACGCCTACGGAGGCAGCAGCGGTGGGCGCCTTGGGAGCTACTCTTCTGACTATTTCTCAAAAGAAACTTGATCTGGAAGTGTTGAAATCAGTACTTAGGGAGACGACCCATCTCACCAGTATGGTGTTTATTATTTTGCTGGGGGCGACCACTTTTACCTTCGTTTTTAGGGAAATGCATGGAGACGATTACCTGGTTAGCCTGATACGGGAAGCTGATTTACCGGCGATGACTTTTTTGATCCTGGTCATGATCGTCGTTTTTATTGCAGGCTTTTTTATTGATTTTATTGAGATCATCTTTATCATAGTCCCAGTAGTGGCGCCGATTTTTATTGAACTAAAAGTCGATTTAATCTGGATAGGCATCTTATTAGCGCTCAATTTGCAAACTTCCTTTTTATCACCTCCTTTTGGCTTTTCGCTATTTTATCTTAAAGGGGTAGCTCCTCCAAGTGTAACGACCCAAGACCTTTACCGCGGTATCGTACCTTTTGTTCTTATTCAACTTGCTTTTCTAGGGCTGGTTATTCTTTTTCCAGAAATAATTCATTTGCTGGATTTTTCTTTATGAGGCGGAAAAAAATAAATGATACAACTTTTATGATGTTTTTTGAATATTGGTATAGAATAATTTCTCGGTCCATACCGACCAGGCAGCTGCCTTTTTTCGATAGGCCTCATAGGAAGCATAGACCTTTTGTGCAATTGGATCCTTTGCGGTCAATTCAGCAATAACTTCTTCTGTATAGCTACGAAGTTGGTTCAGTACTTCAGCTGGAAAAGGCCGAAGATCAACGCCTGAGGCGATAAGCCCCGCCAATGCCTCTGCATTTTTGGTCTCCATTTCACTCAATACCCAGGTACTAATCCTTAGCGAAGCCGTTCGCAAGATGGCTTGCAAGTCGGTAGGAAGGCTATCAAATTTCTCCTTATTGATAATTAATTCAAGGGCAGTACCCATTTCATGCCAGCCTGGTGAGTAGTAATACTTTGCAATTTCATGAAACCCCATCTGAGCATCGTGGAAAGGACCGATCCATTCAGTGGCATCAATAACGCCTCTTTCCAGCCCTGTGTAAATTTCACTACCCGCCAAAAGAACAGGTGAACCACCTGCTTTTT containing:
- a CDS encoding TRAP transporter small permease subunit translates to MAGLQKMVEQIDQLNEKLGRWCSWLTLVLVILVCFDVVIRYVFSDSSAWIMELEWHIFSLIFLLGAAYALKNDRHVRVDLFYAKFSPKDKALVNLIGNLFFLIPWCCIIIVYSFEYALTSYQIGETSPDPGGLPARYIIKFSITLGISLLLIQAIGEVVRAYLELTQSSPKSSE
- a CDS encoding TRAP transporter large permease subunit, with the protein product MAILALILFISIFVLILYGYPVAFTLGGISMIYALCFLDPASFSTLPPRIMGVMTNYVLIAVPLFIFMGIMLEKSGLAESLLETMAILLGKIKGGLAISVVIVGALLAASTGIVGATVITMGLISLPTMLKRGYSPALATGTIAASGTLGQIIPPSVVLVLLASVLNVSVGKLFAAAFVPGILLVVCYLLYIIIKARVDPASAPSIPEAEIRAFKDKDFGRKVVKAFVLPFLLIIAVLGSIFTGFATPTEAAAVGALGATLLTISQKKLDLEVLKSVLRETTHLTSMVFIILLGATTFTFVFREMHGDDYLVSLIREADLPAMTFLILVMIVVFIAGFFIDFIEIIFIIVPVVAPIFIELKVDLIWIGILLALNLQTSFLSPPFGFSLFYLKGVAPPSVTTQDLYRGIVPFVLIQLAFLGLVILFPEIIHLLDFSL